The Streptomyces lienomycini sequence ACGCGTTCGCGGCGCTGCGCGCCGGGGCGGGCGGCTTCCTGCTGAAGAACGCCCCGGCCACGGAGGTCGTGAACGCCATCCGCGTCCTGGCCGCCGGGGAGTCGGTGGTGGCGCCGCGCATCACCCGGCTGCTCCTGGACCGGGTCTCGGACCGGCTGGCACCGACGAACGGCCAGGCCGAACGGCTGGACTCCCTCACCGCCCGCGAACGGGACGTACTCGCCCTGGTCGCCCGGGGGCTGTCCAACGCCGAGATCGCGGCCGACCTGTACGTCGCGCAGGCCACGGTGAAGACGCACCTGGGCAACCTCATGGCGAAACTGCACCTGCGGGACCGCGCCCAGGCCGTCGCGTTCGCCTACGAGTCCGGGCTGGTCCGGCCCTCCCCCTGAGGGTGCAGAAGCGCCCTGGGCTCCTGCACCCGGGGGCGCAG is a genomic window containing:
- a CDS encoding response regulator; the encoded protein is MTQAGGPIRVAVVDDQPLIRAGFSMVLAGQDDIEVVGEAENGADALDLLHRVEADVVIMDIRMPVMDGIQATEQLMRRENPPGVLVLTTFDNDEDAFAALRAGAGGFLLKNAPATEVVNAIRVLAAGESVVAPRITRLLLDRVSDRLAPTNGQAERLDSLTARERDVLALVARGLSNAEIAADLYVAQATVKTHLGNLMAKLHLRDRAQAVAFAYESGLVRPSP